The Aedes aegypti strain LVP_AGWG chromosome 3, AaegL5.0 Primary Assembly, whole genome shotgun sequence genome contains a region encoding:
- the LOC5563653 gene encoding gustatory receptor for sugar taste 64b translates to MQAPNQHCLAQLRKWHRHQFPSDNAVMDSNSKIDDFWGAVRPIIFVAQLFTLFPVQGVFGRDPQQIRFQWLHLRTLYSLTFLVLAALIIIAQINHTVVSTANTSMITSVLYYILNFSGSVCFFIIATKWRNIMLNWKMYEEVFLHKPYLMKGRTLKFKLRIVGGGILLLAFVEDLLHMLSCCRTIEVYIERCDNSSSFWETFYTREHSKTFDYISYSLPLALLLEFVHKVYLFVWTFMDVFISVVSIGLATRFEQLFHRIEHLKGKMLPESFWAEIRLDYTKISNLVIYMDRVLSPMIMITSASNIFFITYQLYMSVQLDASSMTTFYYRFSLLFLILRTLVMLLTSSRVYVASRKPLEILRAVPMSSWTTSVQRFTNEILNIENALSGHKFFFLKRGIILAMAGTMITYELVMLSEVRHSDNTQFCDEGHRLY, encoded by the exons ATGCAAGCACCGAATCAACACTGTTTGGCACAGCTTCGAAAGTGGCACCGCCATCAATTTCCAAGTGACAACGCAGTGATGGACTCCAATTCGAAGATTGATGATTTTTGGGGGGCAGTCAGGCCAATTATTTTCGTTGCACAGCTTTTCACGTTATTCCCGGTGCAAGGTGTCTTTGGACGAGATCCCCAACAGATTCGGTTCCAATGGCTGCACCTAAGGACTCTGTACTCGTTGACATTTCTGGTGCTGGCCGCCCTCATTATAATTGCCCAGATCAATCATACGGTTGTGTCAACGGCAAACACTAGCATGATCA CTTCGGTGTTGTACTACATATTAAACTTTAGTGGATCAGTTTGTTTCTTCATTATCGCTACAAAATGGCGCAACATCATGTTGAACTGGAAAATGTACGAAGAAGTGTTTCTGCACAAACCTTATCTGATGAAGGGCCGCACTTTGAAGTTCAAACTACGGATAGTTGGCGGTGGCATACTTCTGTTAGCTTTCG TAGAAGATCTACTGCATATGCTGTCCTGCTGCCGAACCATAGAAGTGTACATCGAGAGGTGTGACAACAGTTCGTCGTTTTGGGAAACTTTCTACACTCGAGAACACTCCAAGACCTTCGATTACATTTCCTACAGTCTACCGTTGGCACTGCTGCTGGAGTTCGTTCACAAGGTTTATCTCTTTGTGTGGACCTTCATGGACGTTTTCATTTCAGTGGTTAGTATAGGACTTGCGACGCGATTCGAACAGTTGTTCCACCGAATTGAACACCTCAAAGGGAAAATGCTTCCGGAGTCATTCTGGGCGGAAATTCGTCtggattacacgaaaatatcgaatcttgTTATCTACATGGATAGAGTTCTTTCGCCCATGATTATGATCACAAGTGCGTCGAATATCTTCTTCATAACCTATCAGCTGTACATGTCCGTTCA ACTCGATGCTTCATCAATGACGACTTTCTACTACCGATTCTCGTTGCTGTTTTTGATCCTTAGAACGCTAGTCATGTTGCTTACTTCGTCTCGCGTCTACGTGGCATCCAGAAAACCTTTGGAAATTCTCCGAGCTGTTCCGATGAGTTCTTGGACTACCAGC GTTCAACGATTTACCAATGAAATACTGAACATAGAAAACGCTTTGTCCGGGCACAAGTTTTTCTTCCTGAAACGAGGAATTATATTGGCG ATGGCAGGAACGATGATCACGTACGAGTTGGTAATGTTGAGTGAGGTGCGGCACTCTGATAACACCCAGTTCTGCGATGAGGGACACCGTTTGTATTGA